The Cryptomeria japonica chromosome 9, Sugi_1.0, whole genome shotgun sequence DNA segment GACTACACTCATGTGAATGAAAGAAGCTTATCAACTCATCGTGATGTttgaccacaatggctactcctagaggttgaatacacacaaatgctaagtcatggagtctctcacatgacatccaccatacctactcgcagagggtggaacaagggctggaacctcaaacttctctcacagagaagaatgcacaacaagggttgatacctcaaacttctctcacagagaagaatgcataacaagggctgaaacctcaaacttctctcacagagaagaatgcataacaagggctgatacctcaaacttctctcacagagaagaatgcataacaagggctgaaacctcaaacttttctcacagagaagaatgcataataagggcttgaaccttgaacttccccctcacagagaagaactcattaacaaatcTTCATGATGGTgtagctccctctgaagctgaaatgttaaGCTCCCTCTGAAACaaatatcaaccttctgacctcttcGTCCAAGGTTACTTCTGATGATATGTCAGAAtccctctgaatgctgattctttctttgcgaagaaatgcaagcaatcttccttccttgaatagaGATTCGTCAGTGCCTGAACCTTGGGTAGAGGGACCGCCAATCAAAAGCATAATTCTGGCAGCAGTGCCAGGCACACAAGCCCCAACTAGCCCCGTGGCCATGCTAAGAGTAGTGCTAGTGCAACGTACAACTCTTGCATCCATCTGTGCCGCCCATGGATCCTTCTGCAACtcttccaaaaccaaattcaaagtgaattcacaCTGGGAAGCTGGCAACAAGAATCGGGCGATGCTCTGAGCAGAGAGGTCGTCCTTGACGTTGATTACATCGTCAGCAAACTTGCAGATAGCGTCAAGCGTTCTATCAATTTGCTGCCGCAATTTAGGATTGGGAGCAATACTAGACTTACCTAGCCAATAATGCCCGACCATACGGCCCTCGTCGGGATTGGCAATCGAACTAGCCTCAAGCTCTTCCAAGGCCTTAAAAGCGCTTTGAAACTTGGGTTCCATTGCCTCCACGAATTCATCCCTAAACCCAATTCGGGTAACATCGATATACAATCCGAGCTCCTTGTGCTGATAAAGCCAATCCAAGTACTGATTCCATAGGGTTGCAGGCTCCGTCTCTAGccctttcttcttcaaataatttgTATCGAGCACAGAAACCTCTCCAACCACAGCAGCCCGAGTTTGAGTCACAAGCCGACATCTTTCAACGCTGACAATGTTGAGCTTTGAAATCTTGGGCTAAATCCTGTGACTGGGCAGCAAGCAACTTTTTGCACAGGTTGCTTTCTACATTTCCCCATGAAACTTCAGACGCAAAGGATTCTGGGCCATCATACTTGTTGTCGAGGCCAGGAGAGACTCGAGCCCTTGATTGCCACCTGATTTGTTTAGATGCCTGACCGACGCCACTATGAAGGGTGGAGGTCAGCGAGTGTAATTGCTGCATTATCCTCTGTAGTCGACTTTTGATCTGGAAGAGATCTTAAATCTGCAATTGATTCTGATTGAATTTCCCTTAAGAgcacaggatctaccttcaagtggttaggctctatagaaggaacccgttgtgataccatgttgattttaggtagtgctcgttaaccataGGCAAACATTAGATGTGTTGCcgtcccaaccatagacgataagcacCTATCGTCACCCCCAAGCACGCTAgataaatttctcaccatcaattgatctgCTTGTACATGAATTTGATCTGACTGATTATGATCGAACTTGTTGTTTGATCTctgttccaaagagggaagaccacgtccatatatatccgtcgaaaggagatatccaagattcggctctcatcaaggaggcacgaccttcatgaagcatcgcATGCCTTCAATTGAGGGTGGCAAACTTTAACCAAAAGTCGGCCCCTTTGAAACAAATCCGATAAGTCAAACtcgataatgtatgtttaatcattaaacctgataatgcatatttgacttaataaagatattaaaggattaatataagttgatagattcatcaaatgtgtaaggccaataggccattcacacattggCATGAAGAGAAGAGAGCAATCATATAGCATATAAGAATGTGATTGAAATGTTTTCAATGAAATTAAAAACGACTGCGTATGAGGGTATTTACAACTAGCGCTACGTGAGTTTCTTCTGAGTGTGTGTGTTTCACAAAAAATCAGTTGGGGTTTTCTCAGAATTATAGGTTCAGATTGTTTCGTCTAAATAATTTGAAGTTTGGTTGCAGGGTGTTTAGAGAAGAGGGTTTGTCGTGTTGTGCAGTTGCTCTCTTTGCACATTTTGCAGCGAGATTTCTCTAAAAGTATTTTTAAAAAGGGTTATGAATCATAAGTGTGTGgtctttcattttcttcttcacagGTTAGATTTTTGAAGCTATTATACTCTGAATGTGAGGAGTCAGTTCAGTGTCAATGTTCATGTCTAAGTTCAAATCATTGTAAAAATATATGACATGACTGTTATGTTGTGTATTGTATCTTAAGAGTTTTATACACTGCTGTATTAAACATTGACCTTACTTTTGTAATTTTCTATAAAACTGAAAATGGTCCttattgagttggtgctcagatagAGGTTGGAGCCTTTGGTGTTTTAAGAAGGTGCTCATTTAAGAGTTGGTGCTCTTTTTGCATTCTTGGGGGTTGAATCCCATTCTTCTTTAATGGAAGTTATTTTGTGTCATGGTTTTTTACCTGAGagggttttccacgagataaaATGTGTTGTCTGTCTAAGCATTTTGTctttcaccccccttctcaatatttTTGAGTTGTttttcagttggtatcagagctagtaaccTTCTGCCAAAGGTTGAAAGTCTGAGGGTCTAATCTTGATAGTTTAAAATGAATGCCCTTGAAGAAGGTCTAGCGACCAACAGAGCTCCCTTGTTTGATGGGTCTAATTATGCTTTTTGGAGTGTTCGTATGAAAACATATATTATCTCTctaagttttgatgtttggatgagtCTTGTTAATGGCTACACACCTTATAACCCTCCCACAAATGCTGATGGAAAGAAGGCCTTTAAAAATAATACCAAGGCCATGAATGCAATTTTATGTGGGTTGTCAGAGTcggagtttgttaaagtcatgcattgtgaGTCGGCTTAGGCTATTTGGGAAAAACTTCAGAATGCTTACGAGTCAGAGAAGGTTAAAAATGCAAAACTTCAAACACATAGGATGTTGTTTGAAAGTCTCAAAATGTGAGAGGAGGAAAGCATAGCAGCATATTTCTTGAGTTAATGAAGTGGTTAATTCCCTGAAAGGCTTGGGAGAGAAATTGGATGATAAAAGTTTTGTTCCAAAAATCTTAAGGTTGCTGCCTCTAAGGTTTGATGCTAAAGTTTCAACTATTGAAGAGATGGCTGAGCTTGATAAGCTTACAATTGATAAGTTGCATGGGATCTTAACAACTTATGAAATGACAACAAATGTTGAAGGACCTTCAAAAAGAGAGACTGCTTTTAAAGTATCAAAGAAGGGCAAGGATAAGAATCCTGCATCTAGTGATAGTTCAAAGGAAGAAAGTGATGGTGAAGAAGCTCATTTTGTGAGAAAATCTATGAAGAGTTCTGGTAAGTATAAGGGCAAGTTGTCCTTAATATGTTTTAACTGTGGAAAGAAAGGgcactttgcttcaaaatgtccttATGAGAAGGAAGAGAACAACAGttgtgaaaatgaatacaagaacaGCAAGAAGAAATTCCTGAAGAAAGGCAAAAAGTTTCATTATTCCAAAAGAAGTTTCTATTTGAAAGAGGAAAGCTGCTCATCAGAAGCTAATGAAGGAGAGTCATTAAATGATGAAGTTCTATTCATGGCTTTAGAAAAAactgtttgaaaatgatgaagaagtTGAAATTGATCTGGAACAAGAACTTATTTGTGCCCTCAATGAAATTAAGAAGCTTAGAAAGAAGAAACAGGGTCTAAAAATGTTGCTACAAGAGAAAGGTTTCTGAAAAAATTCTTACATTAGAGATTGttgaaagacaaattgaagatCTTAAAGCGCAGATTGTAGAAGCCAAAAAGTTTGAAGGTCTTAAATAACAACTCAAGGACAAAGAGCTTGTTTGTGAAAAGCTTGAAAATGAAGTTGTATCATTGAGAAAGCTTGAAAAGTCCTCACAACACTTTAGTAATGAGAACACTTTTCCGAAAGGTACTATGACTCTAGATGGTCTATTGAATTCTCAAAAACCGCCACTTGACAAAAGTGGAGTTGGCCATGATGAAGGTCAATGTTCTAAATCCTCTGAAGGTGAACAACAAAAGCCTAATGCTGGTTCTAACTCTAAAAACATAAATGGTAATTTCAATAAGATTTCTCATGCTGGACAAACTCATATGACTAGATATAACAATGGTTATTTTTATGGTTACTTATTTTCTTGCAACTATTTTGGTCACAAATCTGTAAATTGTAGAATATTTCCTAGAAGAAATTTCAGTTTTGTGAACCAAAACCCTTTTGCTTCTCTAAGGATTTACAATATTATTTGTTATACATGCAATGACTTTGGTCATTCTGCAAAGTTCTATAAAAGTGTCTTAATAGATTCATCTAAAAGGGTGGatgcaaaaggaaaagaaaaggagaATGTTAAAGTTTGGAGGAAAAAGGAAAAGCCAAGTTCAGAAATGTCTTTAGTTGTGCAAACTGCTTTCCTTGCACAAAATGAGAAAAACATCTGGTACATTGATAGTGTTTGTTACAGGCATATGACAGGTGACAAGAGCAAATTTCTGAATCTTAGAAGAATGAATGGAGGTAAAGTCGGATTTGGAGGTAACTCTTTAGCTAGAGTTGGTAGTATAGGTACTCCTGTATTAAATGATGGCGAAAGTTAAAGGTTTGAAACACAATCTGTTGAGTGTCAGTTAGTTGTGTGATCACGGATATGATTTTGTTTTTAATTCAAACTATTGTGTCTTAAGTAAGAGTGGAAAGCATATTGCTAATGCAACTAGAGCAGCAAATAATCTATATATTCTTGAAGGTACTaatagtgagaaatgttgtttAAGTCAGCTTAAtgaaacttggttatggcataggagacttgggcatatgaactttgacaatctgATTCAAATCAGCAAGAAAGAAGCTGTCAGGGACATGCCACAACTTGAGAAACCAGTAGACATTGTATGCAAggattgtcaattggataagcaaactagagcaagtTTTAAATCTAGAGATTTATCTAGTACTAGACCACTTGAATtagttcatactgacctatgtggacctactagGACAACAAGTTTACAAGGTGAAAAATATTTTGTGcttttgatagatgattttctcgcaTGACCTGGGTGacttttttgaaagagaaatctaaaGCTCTTGAAAAATTTAAAGTATTCAAGGCTTTGGTTGAGAATAAAAAAGATTTGAAAATCAAGAGTTTACGTTTTGATAATGGAGGTGAAATTACATCTAATGAATTTGTTAGTTTTTGTGAGgaaaatggaattaaaagacagatTTCACAACCTAGAACACCTCAACAATATGGTTttgttgagaggaaaaatagaacagtTCAAGAAATGGCCCGGAGCATGATGAATGAGGCCAAAATCAATGATGCTTTTTGGAGAGAGGTTGCTCATACAGTAGTTTATATTCAAAATAGAGGTTTGTTGAGAGCAAAGCataacaaaactccttatgagcttAGGAAAGGTAAGCCAActacagttaaatatttcaaaatttttggtagtccCTGTTTTATAAAAAAAGATGATGATAATCTAGGTAAGTTTGATCCTAAATCTGATGAAAGTATCTTTTTGGGCTACTCTTCTAAAAGTAAAGCTTACAGATGCTTTAATACAAGATAGCATAAGATTGTAGAAAGTGTTAATGTTAAAGTTCATGAGATTACTAACACTTGTAATGAGGATGAAAATGGTAGAAACAATGCTCAAAAGGAGGAAGCAATAGGTGCTGCTCAACCTTCTTCAAATACACAAGATGGAACAACAAGTATTAATGTTCAAAACAGCTCTAAAAATGCTCAATCAGAGGTTACAAGCACTTCTCCTTATTCTAGTTTGCAGTTTGGGACAGCAGATATACATTATAAAAATGAATTAGAAAATGATCATGGTAAGACTACTTTTAAGACTCCTAAGTTCGTGCAAAGAAATCATCCTGTTGATCAAACCTTACCTGAAAATAGAGCTAGAGCTACTAGAAGGAATGTTAATTATTTTGAAGATGAAGATGTTTCTTTGCTGTCTATGTTTGAACCTAAGTATTTTGAAGAAGCAcctaaagataaacattggatagcAGCCATGAAAGAAGAGCTCGATCAAATTCAAAAGAGTTAGACATGGGAACTTATGCCTAGACACAAGGACAAAAAcgttataggtacaaaatgggtcttcaggattaaattaaatgaagaaggtcaagttgtgagaaataaagcacggttagtttgcaaagggtatgcttagGTGGAAGGTAtagattatgaagagacttttgctctTGTAGCATATCTTGAAGCAATTAGAATATTTCTTTCTTTTGCATCCTTCAAAGGTTTTaaagtgtttcagatggatgtaaaatctgtttTTTTTAATGGTAATTTAAGTGAAGATGTATATGCTGAACAACTTGACAAATTTATTTTATCTGACAAACATAATTATGCGTGCAAGCTGAAAAAGGCActgtatggccttaaacaagctacCCGTGCATGGTATGACAAGTTGGATAAGTACTTGCAACAAAAAGGTTTTAGAAAAGGAATGGCGGAGAACAAACTCTATGTGAAAGAAGAAAGTAAGCAATTGTTGATTGTTGTAGTTTATGTGGCTGATCTAATTTTTGGTGGTGACTGTGTAggtatgtgcaaagaatttgcaactAAAATAAAGCACTAACAACCTATACTAATGCAAATTGGGGAGGTtttgtagatgatagaaagagcacgagtggtggtgctttctttcttggtgGCTATCTTGTTTCTTGGCGAAGCAAAAAAAAGGCTTCTATTTCCTTGTCTATAAATGAAGCAGAGTACATTGCAGTTGTATCATGTTGTACAcatgtaatttggatgaagcacacTTTGTAGGACTTTAAGGTTCAAAATGTTCatcctatttctattttctgtgataatacgaatgctatcaatatttcaaaaaatccagttttacattctagaactaaaCATAttccaatcaaatatcattttttgCGAGAGCAAGTTACTAATCAGTAATGTATGAGAGAAGATTGCTGATATATTTACCAAGCCGCTTGCCAAAGAGACATTTGAATTTCTAGGGTAGAAGGTAGGAGTGATTTCACTTCCATGGTAGTTTGCAGGTTGGTCTCAGGGGGAGTTCTTACTGATACAAATCATGCCCCAGTTTAGGTATTTCATTTGGTTTCAGCTATACtgttttggctcaatcattgatgtcaaagggggagcaatGAGACAGGGGGAGTATTTTGGTTCAAATTGCTTCAATGCTGGTTTGTTTTGAATAAGAGTCTgtttgggttgccatcaatgacaaagggggagtttgttgagtatttgtcattgatgtcaagattgtTCTCAACTGTCAAAGATTTTAAGTGTTTGACGAACTTGAGTTGTTTTTGCCACATCTTCAAGTGTTGTGCTTGACAGAGTTTTGGAATGAATTTTGGTTGCGTTGGATGCTATGTACAGTTGTTGGTTCATTTGTCCATTCATTTTAAGtattatttctttttgtcttcaacgTTGGATCCTTCTCTTTTGCAAAGTTAGTTGATGTTAATCTAAATGGTAACCTCCTAAATGTAATGAGTCGTTTTTTTGTAACATATCATACCAAACAATTCGTTGGCAAATCTAGGCAGCATGTTTGGTGTAAAGACAACCGTTATTTTTTACAGCTAGGTTATCTGGGCTTTCATAGTTTTTATTCgatcatttttttaattaaatcgaCAGTTTTTAAAAGAACTATTTCTTGTTGTGCAATGGTTTTGTGGTGAGAAGTTATGCTTTGAAGCTTTTGTGCGTTTTCTCTACATGGTGGAATTTTGTAGAAAGGAGGATGTGGCGTTTTTGATGTTGCCCAACCATGGAAAATGATTTTCCATGCATTGTCTCATTTCAAAgatttagtgtatgttcttttgatgAATCATATTCTTTCTAGTTGGAAACTGAGGAATTTATATTTTTTGAAGTGTTGTAGTAGCAGCCAGAGTTAAAAAAAATATGTTCGAAAAGTTATACGATTATGGTTGTGTGAATATATATGTTGAAAAATGGAGAAATTTTTTCTTCAATATAAGATTGAAGAAGTTTGAAGTAGAGATGCATTTTTAAGGCATCGTTTTTTCGGCATGAAGAGCAAAGAGCAATCATACAAGATATAAGAATGTGATTGAAAtgtttttggtgaaattaaaaatggCTGCGTATGAGAGTATTTACAGCTGGCACTGCGTGAGTTTCTTctgagtgtatgtgtgtgtttgACAGAAAATTGGTTGGGGTTTTCTCAGAATTATAGGTTCAGATTGTTTCGTCTAAATAATTCGAAGTTTGGTTGCAGGGTGTTTAGAGAAGAGGGTGTGTTGTGTTGTGGAGTTGCTCTCTTTGCACATTTTGCAAAGAGATTtctctaaaaaaatttaaaaaaggggTTATGAATCAGAAGTGTGTGGTCTTTCAATTTCTTCGTCACGGGTTAGATTTTTGAAGCTATTATACTCTAAATGTGAGGAGTCAGTTCAGTGTCAATGATCATGTCTAGGTTCGAATCATTGTAAAAATATATGAGATGATTGTTATGTTGTGTATTGTATCTTAAGAGTTTTATACACTGTTGTATAAAGCATCGAGCTTACTTCTgtaattttctaaaaaaatgaaaaatggtcCTTATTGAGTTGGTGTTCAGATAGAGGTTGGAGCCTCTGGTGTTTTAAGAAGGTGCTCATTTAAAAGTTGGTACTCTTTTTGTATTATTGGGGGTTGAAGCCCATTCTTCTTTAATGGAAGTTATTTTGTGTTGTGGTTTTTTACTCGAGagggttttccacgagataaaACTTGTGTTGTCTTTGTTAATAACATTGAATATTTTAATAAACAAGCAACAACAAAACACATCCACACAACCACTGTTATGGTATCAAAGTCACATTTGATCTCATTTCTACCATAGAAATTTTCATGCACTCTATCTACTGCTTGTTTTGAAGACCCAAACACATTTACACACTTGGAAACTTTACATTATTCAACCCTCATGTGATTATACACTTCAAACATTCAATTTTTACCAATTACCCTCGTAATATGGTGGTATTAGAGCaggaattttaaatttttgaaaaatttataattctaaaattttttCATTCGAAAATTTTGTAGTCAATTTTTTTCATAAGTTTTTTcataatttcttcttgttcttGCTCTATGGGTCTTCCTTGAGGAAATTTTTTCTCCTACCTATGTCCAGGTCTCAGCTCTTGATCGTGGTTGTTTTCCTATAACCTTGAAAAACACGATTTTGTGTCTGTTTATTTTCTAGGTTTCCGCGGCTTTGGGTTCGCGTTCGTTTTTAGGCTTTAACTATATTTTTCATTCATTGCTTGTGGTCATGCAACATCCTTTCTGTTCACGATTTCCGTTTTTGacctttgcaaaatagtgatcCATCTTCTGTACAAAATCGTGATTTATCTATTTGTGTTTTCTCTTCACTTTCGCGCAATTCTCTGCAACTTTCAGCTCTAATAgactgataccatgttaaaatattCAATGTTATTAACAATAGGGACGAAAGCTCTATATAAAGAGTTTACAAgcgacgatgtttctaaaagaaacgaTTGTAAACTGAAGCTGAAAATAAAAACTAACTAAAGATGACTAAGATGACtattaaagaaacattacaatattcaaaTAGTCTCTCTAAGTATTTTGTCTTTCAATTCAGTTCACATTTAGTTCAATTCTCTTGAaatactgtttcacccccccccccccaccccccttgTTTTTCAATACCATCCCTCCCATACTCAATCCTAAACTTAGTTAAAGCATCCTCAATCTACGAAAGGTTGAAGATGTTGAAAATTTAAAACTGCCTACTCTTGACTTTCCAAGTCCACAATTGGTGTCA contains these protein-coding regions:
- the LOC131858401 gene encoding uncharacterized protein LOC131858401; this translates as MTWVTFLKEKSKALEKFKVFKALVENKKDLKIKSLRFDNGGEITSNEFVSFCEENGIKRQISQPRTPQQYGFVERKNRTVQEMARSMMNEAKINDAFWREVAHTVVYIQNRGLLRAKHNKTPYELRKESVNVKVHEITNTCNEDENGRNNAQKEEAIGAAQPSSNTQDGTTSINVQNSSKNAQSEVTSTSPYSSLQFGTADIHYKNELENDHGKTTFKTPKFVQRNHPVDQTLPENRARATRRNVNYFEDEDVSLLSMFEPKYFEEAPKDKHWIAAMKEELDQIQKSFKVFQMDVKSVFFNGNLSEDVYAEQLDKFILSDKHNYACKLKKALYGLKQATRAWYDKLDKYLQQKGFRKGMAENKLYVKEESKQLLIVVVYVADLIFGGDCVGMCKEFATKIKH